A window of Candidatus Palauibacter soopunensis contains these coding sequences:
- a CDS encoding cation:dicarboxylase symporter family transporter, producing MRARGRRRRNVPAYVWTILALAGGLAAGGSLPVPLAPVADATGTLIAWVVAVVPLLILAALSPAIATLIRRGLAGRFAGAVVLWYVFTSTVAGLIAVVTSATIFRIPLATGDRGVWTEAAAMLRSLGDGGASWPLLAILAGVLLGAFGARHDPTYRVLRRVADSIEKAGGKLAYVMLPLILAFGITLGVRFGASLGLSHYLTMAAYTGALVLIWWAFYTFVLVRRVGRRPVGPVLSEYYVPTAVFAAGTCSSLATLPVNLANAKKVGVRDEVADFVLPFGAVANLDASALAYVAYGPFVVSYVFGLELSWMMMLAAWPAVVLFTIAAPGLPAGMGTALWSATLFASMLGLEGQAQGEFIASWIALSGGIPDMLRTATNTTGDGYTAIIFDGRFDEFFARDRG from the coding sequence GTGAGGGCCCGAGGGCGGCGGAGGCGTAACGTCCCCGCGTACGTCTGGACGATCCTGGCGCTGGCGGGAGGGCTGGCTGCGGGTGGGTCCCTCCCCGTGCCGCTGGCGCCGGTGGCCGACGCCACGGGCACGCTTATCGCCTGGGTTGTCGCCGTCGTGCCGCTGCTGATCCTCGCGGCCCTCAGCCCGGCCATCGCGACCCTGATTCGTCGCGGGCTCGCCGGGCGCTTCGCGGGCGCGGTCGTCCTGTGGTACGTCTTCACGTCGACGGTCGCCGGACTCATCGCCGTCGTGACCTCCGCCACGATCTTCCGCATCCCGCTGGCCACGGGGGACCGGGGCGTATGGACCGAAGCCGCGGCCATGCTGCGGAGCCTCGGCGACGGCGGGGCCTCCTGGCCGCTGCTCGCGATCCTCGCCGGAGTCCTGCTCGGAGCCTTCGGCGCCCGGCACGATCCGACCTACCGCGTACTCCGACGAGTCGCCGACTCGATCGAGAAGGCGGGCGGCAAGCTGGCCTACGTCATGCTCCCGCTCATCCTCGCCTTCGGGATCACGCTGGGCGTGCGCTTCGGCGCGAGCCTGGGGCTCTCCCACTATCTCACGATGGCCGCCTACACCGGCGCCCTCGTCCTCATCTGGTGGGCGTTCTACACGTTCGTGCTCGTCCGGAGGGTCGGACGCCGGCCCGTGGGGCCCGTGTTGAGTGAGTACTACGTGCCCACCGCGGTCTTCGCCGCGGGCACGTGTTCCTCGCTGGCGACGCTCCCGGTCAACCTCGCCAACGCGAAGAAGGTCGGCGTCCGCGACGAGGTGGCCGACTTCGTCCTCCCGTTCGGCGCCGTCGCGAACCTGGACGCGAGCGCGCTGGCCTACGTCGCGTACGGACCCTTCGTCGTCAGCTACGTGTTCGGCCTGGAATTGAGCTGGATGATGATGCTCGCCGCGTGGCCCGCCGTCGTCCTGTTCACGATCGCCGCTCCCGGGCTCCCGGCCGGCATGGGGACGGCGCTGTGGAGCGCGACGCTGTTCGCGAGCATGCTGGGACTGGAAGGTCAGGCTCAGGGCGAGTTCATCGCGAGCTGGATCGCGCTCTCCGGCGGTATCCCCGACATGCTGCGCACCGCGACGAACACGACCGGAGACGGCTACACCGCGATCATCTTCGACGGTCGATTCGATGAGTTTTTCGCGAGGGATCGTGGCTGA
- the alr gene encoding alanine racemase, which yields MDRPSSPLPRRRFLHLTGAALGLAATSGCATAGRTRSTGAGLLSAGAATDRTWTPERFDPWIELDRAAWTQNVREAARLASGRPILAVVKNNAYGLGDRAVGPLLAGMPEVGGIASVRVEEALAMREEGVTKPIVVMAEGSEDEIEEMARHDILPSVWLDDAPARLRSVSRRLGRPVPVQLFIDTGMNREGMPYTRARRWIEELVQSEYVDVNGTYTMFIHDLDFNREQLARFEELLAWARGKNLPLGTLHASPSFELFNLPEAHYDMVRPGNALFGNHLSGGEGAGEMADLRPVFRMNARVVRVERLEPGDGAGFRHTFTADRATWVALLPVGRTDGYPSEANGTCEVLINGRLYPVAGGVNSAHTILDIGPEKTVEVGDVATLIGPDHPSVLPHTVAERTGRGFLGIIQFMNPRLPRRVV from the coding sequence ATGGATCGCCCGTCATCACCGCTCCCGCGCCGCCGCTTTCTCCACCTGACCGGCGCCGCCCTGGGCCTCGCCGCGACCTCCGGCTGCGCAACCGCCGGGAGGACGCGCAGTACGGGGGCCGGCCTGCTGTCTGCCGGTGCAGCCACGGACCGCACCTGGACCCCCGAGCGCTTCGATCCGTGGATCGAACTCGACCGCGCCGCCTGGACCCAAAACGTCCGGGAGGCCGCGCGGCTCGCGAGCGGGCGCCCCATCCTCGCGGTCGTGAAGAACAATGCGTACGGCCTGGGCGACCGTGCGGTCGGGCCGCTCCTCGCCGGGATGCCCGAGGTGGGCGGCATCGCCTCCGTGCGCGTCGAGGAGGCGCTCGCCATGCGGGAGGAAGGCGTGACCAAGCCGATCGTGGTCATGGCCGAGGGATCCGAGGACGAGATCGAGGAGATGGCGAGGCACGACATCCTCCCGTCCGTGTGGCTGGACGATGCGCCCGCGCGGCTGCGGAGCGTGTCCAGGCGACTCGGCCGTCCCGTGCCCGTCCAGCTCTTCATCGATACGGGGATGAACCGCGAGGGCATGCCGTACACCCGCGCGCGCCGCTGGATCGAGGAGCTCGTGCAGAGCGAATACGTCGACGTGAACGGCACCTACACCATGTTCATTCACGATCTCGACTTCAACCGGGAGCAGCTCGCGCGCTTCGAGGAACTCCTCGCGTGGGCCCGCGGGAAGAACCTTCCCCTCGGCACCCTCCACGCTTCACCCTCCTTCGAGCTGTTCAACCTGCCCGAGGCGCACTACGACATGGTGCGTCCCGGGAACGCGCTGTTCGGAAACCACCTCTCCGGTGGGGAGGGCGCCGGGGAGATGGCCGACCTCAGGCCCGTGTTTCGCATGAACGCGCGCGTGGTGCGGGTCGAACGCCTCGAGCCGGGTGACGGCGCGGGCTTCCGCCACACCTTCACCGCCGACCGGGCCACCTGGGTGGCGCTGCTGCCGGTCGGCCGCACCGACGGCTATCCGTCCGAGGCGAACGGGACCTGCGAGGTGCTGATCAACGGCCGCCTGTACCCGGTCGCCGGAGGGGTCAACTCCGCGCACACCATTCTCGACATCGGTCCGGAGAAGACGGTCGAGGTCGGCGACGTCGCGACCCTCATCGGCCCCGACCATCCGTCCGTGCTTCCCCACACCGTCGCCGAACGGACGGGCCGCGGCTTCCTCGGCATCATCCAGTTCATGAACCCCCGGCTCCCGAGACGGGTGGTGTAG